The Labrus bergylta chromosome 15, fLabBer1.1, whole genome shotgun sequence genome includes a region encoding these proteins:
- the LOC109982972 gene encoding ectonucleoside triphosphate diphosphohydrolase 5 isoform X2, with product MKMKLSVLIPLLVLLAIIDLSQAQVKTSLLDLTNSIGSILPSLSRPANHSRIFYAVMFDAGSTGTRIHVYTFIQGDSELPLLDNEMFHSIKPGLSGYADSPEMAAHTVRMLLKVAKKTVPRLEWKRTPVVLRATAGLRLLAAEKAQALLEQVQHVFDESPFLVPDNSVSIMNGTNEGVLAWISVNFLTGHLKAQTKKTVGILDLGGGSTQITFLPKLRKTIGSVPVDDYIGRLDIFNSTFELYTHSYLGNGLMAARLATLGALGAEGLEWRVFKSSCLPKKFRDKWTFGGLTYQVSGHPDGYSGYKLCYQEVLKVVKGIIHQPYELEDSSVFYAFSYYFDRAVDAGLIDGVQGGLLEVRHFKKRAKEVCNKMTKNPPISSFLCMDMTYITCLLKDRFGFKESTVLQLTKKVNNVEASWALGATLDHFHNLKIH from the exons ATGAAGATGAAGCTCTCCGTACTAATTCCACTCCTGGTCCTGCTGGCTATTATAGACCTGAGCCAAGCCCAGGTCAAGACCTCTCTCCTGGATTTGACAAACAGCATCGGGAGCATCCTTCCCAGCCTCAGCCGACCTGCAAACCATAGCAGGATCTTCTATGCAGTGATGTTTGATGCAGGAAGCACAGGGACACGCATTCATGTGTACACATTCATCCAGGGTGACTCAG AGCTGCCACTTTTGGACAATGAGATGTTCCATTCTATAAAGCCGGGGTTGTCTGGGTATGCTGACTCCCCTGAAATG GCTGCACACACGGTGAGGATGCTGCTGAAGGTGGCCAAGAAGACTGTGCCTCGTCTGGAATGGAAGAGGACTCCAGTGGTGCTCAGAGCCACAGCTGGACTGAGGCTGCTGGCCGCAGAGAAGGCCCAGGCTCTGCTGGAGCAG gttCAACATGTGTTTGATGAATCTCCTTTTTTGGTCCCAGACAACAGCGTCAGCATAATGAACGGCACCAATGAAG GAGTCCTGGCTTGGATATCTGTCAACTTTCTGACAG GTCACCTGAAAGCACAAACGAAGAAGACAGTGGGGATCTTGGATCTGGGAGGAGGATCCACGCAAATCACTTTCCTGCCAAAACTCAGG AAAACCATCGGAAGTGTTCCTGTTGATGATTACATCGGCAGATTGGACATCTTCAACTCAACATTTGAACTGTACACCCACAG TTACCTTGGAAATGGTCTGATGGCAGCGCGACTGGCCACACTAGGCGCTCTGGGTGCAGAAG GGTTGGAGTGGCGGGTTTTCAAAAGTTCCTGCCTGCCAAAGAAGTTCAGGGACAAATGGACTTTTGGAGGGCTGACCTATCAAGTCAGCGGGCACCCAGATG gTTATTCAGGATACAAGCTCTGTTATCAGGAGGTACTCAAGGTGGTGAAGGGGATTATTCATCAGCCCTACGAGCTGGAAGACAGCAGCGTCTTCTATGCGTTCTCCTATTACTTTGACAGAGCGGTGGATGCAGGCCTTATCG ATGGGGTCCAAGGAGGGTTGCTGGAAGTCAGACACTTCAAGAAGAGAGCTAAAGAGG TGTGCAATAAGATGACCAAGAACCCTCCCATCAGTTCTTTCCTCTGCATGGACATGACCTACATCACTTGTCTGCTCAAGGACAGGTTCGGTTTCAAGGAGAGCACCGTGCTGCAG TTGACCAAGAAAGTGAACAACGTGGAGGCAAGCTGGGCTTTAGGCGCCACATTGGATCACTTCCACAACCTGAAGAtccactga
- the LOC109982972 gene encoding ectonucleoside triphosphate diphosphohydrolase 5 isoform X1 — translation MKMKLSVLIPLLVLLAIIDLSQAQVKTSLLDLTNSIGSILPSLSRPANHSRIFYAVMFDAGSTGTRIHVYTFIQGDSAELPLLDNEMFHSIKPGLSGYADSPEMAAHTVRMLLKVAKKTVPRLEWKRTPVVLRATAGLRLLAAEKAQALLEQVQHVFDESPFLVPDNSVSIMNGTNEGVLAWISVNFLTGHLKAQTKKTVGILDLGGGSTQITFLPKLRKTIGSVPVDDYIGRLDIFNSTFELYTHSYLGNGLMAARLATLGALGAEGLEWRVFKSSCLPKKFRDKWTFGGLTYQVSGHPDGYSGYKLCYQEVLKVVKGIIHQPYELEDSSVFYAFSYYFDRAVDAGLIDGVQGGLLEVRHFKKRAKEVCNKMTKNPPISSFLCMDMTYITCLLKDRFGFKESTVLQLTKKVNNVEASWALGATLDHFHNLKIH, via the exons ATGAAGATGAAGCTCTCCGTACTAATTCCACTCCTGGTCCTGCTGGCTATTATAGACCTGAGCCAAGCCCAGGTCAAGACCTCTCTCCTGGATTTGACAAACAGCATCGGGAGCATCCTTCCCAGCCTCAGCCGACCTGCAAACCATAGCAGGATCTTCTATGCAGTGATGTTTGATGCAGGAAGCACAGGGACACGCATTCATGTGTACACATTCATCCAGGGTGACTCAG CAGAGCTGCCACTTTTGGACAATGAGATGTTCCATTCTATAAAGCCGGGGTTGTCTGGGTATGCTGACTCCCCTGAAATG GCTGCACACACGGTGAGGATGCTGCTGAAGGTGGCCAAGAAGACTGTGCCTCGTCTGGAATGGAAGAGGACTCCAGTGGTGCTCAGAGCCACAGCTGGACTGAGGCTGCTGGCCGCAGAGAAGGCCCAGGCTCTGCTGGAGCAG gttCAACATGTGTTTGATGAATCTCCTTTTTTGGTCCCAGACAACAGCGTCAGCATAATGAACGGCACCAATGAAG GAGTCCTGGCTTGGATATCTGTCAACTTTCTGACAG GTCACCTGAAAGCACAAACGAAGAAGACAGTGGGGATCTTGGATCTGGGAGGAGGATCCACGCAAATCACTTTCCTGCCAAAACTCAGG AAAACCATCGGAAGTGTTCCTGTTGATGATTACATCGGCAGATTGGACATCTTCAACTCAACATTTGAACTGTACACCCACAG TTACCTTGGAAATGGTCTGATGGCAGCGCGACTGGCCACACTAGGCGCTCTGGGTGCAGAAG GGTTGGAGTGGCGGGTTTTCAAAAGTTCCTGCCTGCCAAAGAAGTTCAGGGACAAATGGACTTTTGGAGGGCTGACCTATCAAGTCAGCGGGCACCCAGATG gTTATTCAGGATACAAGCTCTGTTATCAGGAGGTACTCAAGGTGGTGAAGGGGATTATTCATCAGCCCTACGAGCTGGAAGACAGCAGCGTCTTCTATGCGTTCTCCTATTACTTTGACAGAGCGGTGGATGCAGGCCTTATCG ATGGGGTCCAAGGAGGGTTGCTGGAAGTCAGACACTTCAAGAAGAGAGCTAAAGAGG TGTGCAATAAGATGACCAAGAACCCTCCCATCAGTTCTTTCCTCTGCATGGACATGACCTACATCACTTGTCTGCTCAAGGACAGGTTCGGTTTCAAGGAGAGCACCGTGCTGCAG TTGACCAAGAAAGTGAACAACGTGGAGGCAAGCTGGGCTTTAGGCGCCACATTGGATCACTTCCACAACCTGAAGAtccactga
- the LOC109982974 gene encoding methylmalonate-semialdehyde/malonate-semialdehyde dehydrogenase [acylating], mitochondrial has translation MAAILLRSLLTKKVSLQLGRCYSSSSVPTTKLFIDGKFVDSNTSEWLDIHNPATNEVVGRVPKATQEEMLAAVDSCSRSFQSWSETSILSRQQVFLRYQQLIKDNIKELAKVITLEQGKTLADAEGDVFRGLQVVEHACSITSLMLGETLPSITKDMDTYTYRLPIGVCAGIAPFNFPAMIPLWMFPIGMVCGNTYLMKPSERVPGCTMLLAKMLQDAGAPDGTLNIIHGQHAAVNFICDHPAIKAISFVGSNPAGEHIYERGSKNGKRVQSNMGAKNHGVVMPDANKENTLNQLVGAAFGAAGQRCMALSTAIFVGESREWLPELVERSKSLRVNAGDQPGADVGPLISPEAKARVEHLIQSGVDEGAKLLLDGRNVAVKGYENGNFVGPTILSNVKADMKCYKEEIFGPVLVVLEADDLDEAISLINKNQYGNGTAIFTNNGATARKYTHEVDVGQIGVNVPIPVPLPMFSFTGSRGSFRGDTNFYGKQGIQFYTQIKTVTSQWKAEDATVTSPAVTMPTMGR, from the exons ATGGCAGCAATTCTACTTCGTTCCCTTTTGACcaagaag GTGTCCCTCCAGCTCGGTCGCTgttactcctcctcctcagtg CCCACAACCAAGCTGTTCATTGATGGCAAGTTCGTCGACTCCAACACCTCTGAATGGCTTGACATCCACAACCCT GCTACTAACGAGGTGGTGGGGCGAGTTCCCAAAGCTACACAGGAGGAGATGCTTGCAGCAGTGGACTCCTGCTCCAGATCCTTCCAGTCCTGGTCTGAGACCTCCATCCTAAGCAGGCAGCAGGTCTTCTTGCGCTACCAGCAGCTCATCAAGGACAACATT AAAGAGCTGGCTAAAGTGATCACCTTGGAGCAGGGCAAAACCCTCGCTGATGCAGAGGGAGACGTATTCAGAGGACTAC AGGTGGTTGAACACGCCTGCAGCATTACCTCCCTCATGCTGGGGGAGACCTTACCTTCCATCACCAAGGACATGGACACCTACACCTACCGTCTGCCCATCGGCGTGTGTGCAGGCATCGCCCCTTTTAACTTCCCTGCCATGATCCCCCTGTGGATGTTCCCAATCGGCATGGTATGTGGCAACACCTACCTGATGAAGCCCTCTGAACGGGTCCCTGGATGCACCATGCTCCTCGCCAAAATGCTCCAGGACGCCGGGGCACCAGATGGTACGCTCAACATCATCCACGGCCAGCACGCAG CGGTGAACTTCATCTGTGACCATCCAGCTATCAAAGCAATCAGCTTTGTGGGCTCCAACCCTGCAGGAGAGCACATCTACGAGCGAGGATCCAAGAACGGCAAGAGAGTCCAGTCTAACATG GGTGCCAAGAACCATGGTGTGGTGATGCCTGATGCCAATAAAGAGAACACCCTCAACCAGTTGGTTGGTGCTGCATTCGGagcagctggccagcgctgcaTGGCTCTCTCCACGGCTATTTTTGTAGGAGAGTCTCGTGAGTGGCTCCCAGAGCTGGTGGAGCGCTCCAAATCACTACGTGTAAACGCAG GTGATCAGCCTGGGGCAGATGTAGGGCCCCTGATCTCTCCTGAAGCTAAGGCCAGGGTGGAGCATTTGATTCAGAGTGGGGTGGATGAAGGTGCCAAACTGTTGCTGGATGGGAGAAATGTTGCTGTAAAAGGATATGAAAATGGAAACTTTGTAGGACCCACCATCCTCAGCAATGTAAAG GCTGACATGAAGTGTTATAAAGAGGAGATCTTCGGTCCAGTGCTCGTTGTCCTGGAGGCAGACGATCTGGATGAAGCCATTTCTTTAATCAACAAAAATCAGTACGGTAACGGCACCGCCATCTTCACCAACAACGGAGCCACAGCGCGCAAATACACACATGAGGTGGACGTCGGCCAG ATTGGCGTGAACGTCCCCATCCCTGTCCCCCTACCCATGTTCTCCTTCACCGGCTCCAGAGGCTCATTCAGAGGAGACACCAACTTCTACGGcaagcag GGCATCCAGTTCTACACACAGATCAAGACTGTGACTTCACAGTGGAAGGCTGAGGACGCCACTGTGACCAGCCCGGCTGTTACCATGCCAACAATGGGACGCTAA
- the LOC109982973 gene encoding sterile alpha motif domain-containing protein 15 has product MLTGNMEFLQWSCHDVARWIESLGFPQYEACFMDNLITGRKLIYVDCIYLPRLGITDFKDMQVIAARVRELLGITETLWSCSIADPPRDHIGLFLERKSRSGERADGLTYNQQFLGGRRQ; this is encoded by the exons ATGCTTACAGGCAACATGGAGTTCCTGCAGTGGAGTTGTCATGATGTTGCAAGATGGATTGAGTCTTTAGGATTCCCACAATACGAA GCATGTTTCATGGACAACCTCATCACCGGAAGAAAGCTCATTTATGTAGATTGCATCTACCTGCCAAGGCTTGGAATCACAGATTTTAAAGACATGCAG GTCATCGCTGCTCGTGTTCGTGAGCTGCTGGGGATCACAGAGACCCTGTGGAGTTGTAGCATCGCTGACCCTCCACGAGACCACATAGGCCTGTTCCTGGAGAGGAAGAGCCGGTCAGGTGAACGGGCAGACGGCCTCACCTACAACCAACAGTTTCTGGGTGGCAGGCGTCAGTAA